One Engystomops pustulosus chromosome 7, aEngPut4.maternal, whole genome shotgun sequence DNA window includes the following coding sequences:
- the LOC140069248 gene encoding uncharacterized protein isoform X5 has translation MNIISPSDDDETQKFYQQLCHYPHHVLRMTYEYFHEDLIYIVENWRNQSLLHELISRNIPDLEKYMSLEHDGNTLARTLLQDIFRRGREAVITLWVSLHALRKDHGSPVLDAVLEELGHRGSVFRVSFYN, from the exons ATGAATATTATATCTCCCAGTGATG ATGATGAGACCCAGAAGTTTTACCAGCAGCTTTGTCACTATCCACATCATGTCCTGAGGATGACGTATGAATATTTCCACGAGGATCTGATCTACATTGTGGAGAACTGGAGGAATCAATCACTTCTACATGAGCTGATCTCCCGAAATATCCCAGATCTGGAG AAATACATGAGTCTAGAACATGATGGAAACACCTTGGCACGGACTTTACTCCAGGATATTTTCCGGAGAGGAAGAGAAGCTGTGATAACGTTGTGGGTCAGTCTTCATGCATTACGGAAGGATCATGGTTCCCCGGTCCTGGACGCTGTACTGGAGGAGCTCGGCCACAGAG GCTCTGTTTTTAGAGTCTCCTTCTACAATTAA
- the LOC140069219 gene encoding uncharacterized protein — protein MPSCLVNHCLNKSGKKASSENIMIHKFPSDRERVKLWLLQTGQIFQNVESMADKICHGSKQNKYALCSLHFEKDCYLVTSTGRVLKKDALPTLFPRVPEGESVIAESLKKDRKRNRKRPLELTRTKANAVPSTSLEEPGVQECVLDKQMHSVGTQTDYTLLNSELVFVRDELLPTAMGSAISSTDMYSANPMASTPMSSKSRQILYSITEFTSPLKKKAHIETEDLESHAFSMEGIGPLSPIDCDAEKQPECPTAESSFSAITLNHKETSFVPEKPSMDSSELFDYLTLFPENPPPTVTFSSEREIVNDRKLIIFESCLDNVLMKVHCQFDPNCKNRVKTIKKTFQGSFFRVTGQCFGGHKFHILESQPKIKNYASGNLLLAASILFSGLNFQKVAELFEIFGLVGISQTSYYRYQTKFLFPVIDYAWKENQKINQDKISKKGLCVAGDGQCDSPGHSAKYCVYTILDTITGKILDFEVVQRSQCNSSVAMEKFGFEICINRLIEKGFKIRIFASDRHVGIRKKLKEDYETINHQFDIWHYAKSLKKKITSASKLRLCKELVPWVDKIILHFWWCVQNCERNPNLLQEKWLSVLNHVVNIHEWEGNLYSKCGHAPLNPEDHDLFWLKQGFPPYKNLERIVKNEQLIKELPNLVHNCHTGRLENFHSLALKYRSKRIHFGIDSMEARTKLAALTHNNNVGRPQAVVQFEKKTSQKIGTKRTTLVIPKGKSRWFIRDVYEKVSVDYLEDLSINVLQLARGELNTDWTSRAPTLPPNLANKERPNKEEIQRHRLIRFRCSSEPFLANLS, from the coding sequence ATGCCGTCTTGCCTTGTGAACCACTGCCTTAACAAGTCTGGGAAAAAGGCTTCAAGTGAAAATATCATGATACATAAATTTCCAAGTGATCGTGAAAGAGTTAAATTGTGGCTTCTACAAACaggccaaatttttcaaaatgtagaGAGTATGGCTGACAAAATATGTCATGGAAGTAAGCAAAATAAATATGCACTGTGCTCATTGCACTTTGAAAAAGACTGTTATTTAGTCACATCAACCGGTCGAGTCCTGAAAAAGGATGCCCTTCCAACCCTGTTTCCGCGAGTTCCAGAAGGAGAATCGGTGATTGCGGAAAGTCTAAAGAAGGACAGAAAACGAAATAGAAAAAGACCTTTAGAGTTGACTAGAACAAAGGCAAATGCAGTTCCATCCACTTCATTAGAAGAACCTGGGGTTCAAGAATGTGTCTTAGACAAACAGATGCATAGTGTTGGTACACAAACTGACTACACTTTGCTAAATTCAGAATTGGTTTTTGTACGTGATGAATTATTGCCCACTGCAATGGGCAGTGCTATATCTTCCACAGACATGTACTCAGCAAATCCAATGGCCTCCACCCCCATGTCGAGCAAATCGAGACAAATATTATATTCCATTACAGAGTTCACCTCACCATTGAAAAAAAAAGCCCATATTGAGACAGAAGACTTAGAAAGCCATGCTTTTTCAATGGAAGGTATAGGACCGCTTTCACCAATTGATTGTGATGCAGAAAAACAACCTGAATGCCCGACAGCAGAGTCTTCGTTTTCTGCAATAACATTGAATCATAAAGAAACAAGTTTTGTTCCTGAAAAACCGAGTATGGATTCTTCAGAGTTATTTGACTACCTCACACTTTTTCCTGAAAATCCACCTCCCACGGTTACATTCTCAAGTGAAAGGGAAATAGTAAACGATCGCAAGCTTATTATTTTTGAAAGTTGCTTGGACAATGTGCTAATGAAGGTACATTGTCAATTTGATCCAAATTGCAAAAACAgagtaaaaactataaaaaaaacatttcaaggaTCCTTTTTCAGAGTTACCGGTCAATGTTTTGGAGGACACAAATTTCACATTTTAGAATCCcagccaaaaattaaaaactatgcCTCTGGGAACCTTCTACTCGCAGCCTCGATACTATTTAGTGGACTGAACTTTCAAAAGGTTGCAGAACTATTTGAGATTTTTGGATTGGTTGGAATATCTCAGACGTCCTACTACAGATACCAAACtaagtttttatttcctgttattGATTATGCATGGAAAGAAAATCAAAAGATAAATCAagacaaaataagtaaaaaaggTCTGTGTGTTGCAGGAGATGGGCAGTGTGACAGCCCTGGACACAGTGCCAAATACTGTGTGTACACAATTCTTGACACAATCACAGGTAAAATTTTAGATTTCGAAGTAGTGCAACGTTCACAGTGCAATTCTTCAGTAGCAATGGAGAAATTCGGCTTTGAGATTTGCATTAATCGACTAATAGAAAAAGGCTTCAAGATACGTATCTTTGCATCTGATAGACATGTCGGAATTAGAAAGAAATTAAAAGAAGATTATGAAACAATAAATCATCAGTTCGATATCTGGCACTATGCCAAgtcgctgaaaaaaaaaattacttctgcCAGCAAATTAAGACTTTGTAAAGAACTCGTGCCTTGGGTTGATAAGATCATCTTACATTTTTGGTGGTGTGTACAGAATTGTGAAAGAAATCCAAATCTTTTGCAGGAAAAATGGTTGTCTGTCCTAAACCATGTTGTGAATATACATGAATGGGAAGGAAATCTTTATTCAAAGTGTGGTCATGCACCATTGAATCCTGAGGACCATGATTTGTTTTGGTTGAAGCAAGGATTCCCACCATACAAAAATTTGGAAAGGATTGTAAAAAATGAACAATTGATCAAAGAACTTCCAAATCTCGTACATAACTGCCACACAGGAAGACTTGAAAACTTTCACAGTCTTGCATTAAAGTACAGATCAAAAAGAATACATTTTGGAATAGACTCGATGGAGGCACGCACAAAATTAGCAGCTTTAACACACAACAACAATGTTGGTAGGCCTCAAGCTGTTGTTCAATTTGAGAAAAAAACTTCTCAAAAAATCGGCACCAAAAGAACAACACTTGTAATACCTAAGGGGAAATCTCGGTGGTTTATACGTGATGTGTACGAAAAGGTCAGTGTGGATTACCTTGAGGACTTATCAATAAACGTATTACAACTGGCTCGAGGGGAATTAAACACGGATTGGACCTCCAGGGCTCCCACTTTGCCGCCGAATTTAGCTAATAAAGAGCGCCCAAACAAGGAGGAAATCCAACGACATAGACTGATTAGATTCAGATGCTCATCAGAACCTTTCTTGGCTAACCTTAGCTAA
- the LOC140069248 gene encoding uncharacterized protein isoform X2: MATQNSISTSEETGELYTNQLSSNNANSQSLPSDLMFSVTAGDNSDIIFETNYDIIGCYIEDENFNLEALFLESPSTINEVVGIHEVYQQNMETEQTGNNSTVELDQEMQDLIAELDLQLSSRSSTLQCFPDNPRISENLRYVVFHEEEEENRIGSISWCTCTHWGSFTKGPIRVFPTCYANISDLRRSYLNCPGIVAYAIGLWRIGAGMRATEIGGRGRTKTRRIRKNRRI; the protein is encoded by the exons atg GCAACACAAAATTCTATTTCAACATCCGAAGAAACGGGAGAGTTATACACTAATCAACTATCTTCAAACAATGCTAACAGCCAG TCTCTACCGTCAGACCTTATGTTCAGTGTTACTGCTGGTGATAATTCTGACATTATATTTGAGACAAATTATGATATCATTGGTTGTTATATAGAAGATGAGAATTTTAATCTTGAG GCTCTGTTTTTAGAGTCTCCTTCTACAATTAATGAAGTGGTTGGGATTCATGAAGTGTACCAACAAAATATGGAGACCGAACAAACGGGTAATAACTCAACAGTTGAATTGGATCAGGAG ATGCAAGATTTAATTGCTGAATTAGATCTTCAGTTGTCATCAAGATCATCAACCTTGCAGTGTTTCCCTGATAACCCCCGCATAAGTGAGAATCTTCGATATGTAGTTTTtcatgaagaagaagaagaaaacagGATAGGATCTATTTCATGGTGTACTtgtacacactgggggtcatttactaagggcccgattcgcgttttcccgacgtgttacgcgaatatttccgatttgcgccgatcgtacctgaattgccccgggattgtggcgtacgcgatcggattgtggcgcatcggcgccggcatgcgcgcgacggaaatcggggggcgtggccgaacgaaaacccgacgtattcggaaaaaccgccgcatttaa
- the LOC140069248 gene encoding uncharacterized protein isoform X1, whose protein sequence is MHYGRIMVPRSWTLYWRSSATEATQNSISTSEETGELYTNQLSSNNANSQSLPSDLMFSVTAGDNSDIIFETNYDIIGCYIEDENFNLEALFLESPSTINEVVGIHEVYQQNMETEQTGNNSTVELDQEMQDLIAELDLQLSSRSSTLQCFPDNPRISENLRYVVFHEEEEENRIGSISWCTCTHWGSFTKGPIRVFPTCYANISDLRRSYLNCPGIVAYAIGLWRIGAGMRATEIGGRGRTKTRRIRKNRRI, encoded by the exons ATGCATTACGGAAGGATCATGGTTCCCCGGTCCTGGACGCTGTACTGGAGGAGCTCGGCCACAGAG GCAACACAAAATTCTATTTCAACATCCGAAGAAACGGGAGAGTTATACACTAATCAACTATCTTCAAACAATGCTAACAGCCAG TCTCTACCGTCAGACCTTATGTTCAGTGTTACTGCTGGTGATAATTCTGACATTATATTTGAGACAAATTATGATATCATTGGTTGTTATATAGAAGATGAGAATTTTAATCTTGAG GCTCTGTTTTTAGAGTCTCCTTCTACAATTAATGAAGTGGTTGGGATTCATGAAGTGTACCAACAAAATATGGAGACCGAACAAACGGGTAATAACTCAACAGTTGAATTGGATCAGGAG ATGCAAGATTTAATTGCTGAATTAGATCTTCAGTTGTCATCAAGATCATCAACCTTGCAGTGTTTCCCTGATAACCCCCGCATAAGTGAGAATCTTCGATATGTAGTTTTtcatgaagaagaagaagaaaacagGATAGGATCTATTTCATGGTGTACTtgtacacactgggggtcatttactaagggcccgattcgcgttttcccgacgtgttacgcgaatatttccgatttgcgccgatcgtacctgaattgccccgggattgtggcgtacgcgatcggattgtggcgcatcggcgccggcatgcgcgcgacggaaatcggggggcgtggccgaacgaaaacccgacgtattcggaaaaaccgccgcatttaa
- the LOC140069248 gene encoding uncharacterized protein isoform X3: MHYGRIMVPRSWTLYWRSSATESLPSDLMFSVTAGDNSDIIFETNYDIIGCYIEDENFNLEALFLESPSTINEVVGIHEVYQQNMETEQTGNNSTVELDQEMQDLIAELDLQLSSRSSTLQCFPDNPRISENLRYVVFHEEEEENRIGSISWCTCTHWGSFTKGPIRVFPTCYANISDLRRSYLNCPGIVAYAIGLWRIGAGMRATEIGGRGRTKTRRIRKNRRI; this comes from the exons ATGCATTACGGAAGGATCATGGTTCCCCGGTCCTGGACGCTGTACTGGAGGAGCTCGGCCACAGAG TCTCTACCGTCAGACCTTATGTTCAGTGTTACTGCTGGTGATAATTCTGACATTATATTTGAGACAAATTATGATATCATTGGTTGTTATATAGAAGATGAGAATTTTAATCTTGAG GCTCTGTTTTTAGAGTCTCCTTCTACAATTAATGAAGTGGTTGGGATTCATGAAGTGTACCAACAAAATATGGAGACCGAACAAACGGGTAATAACTCAACAGTTGAATTGGATCAGGAG ATGCAAGATTTAATTGCTGAATTAGATCTTCAGTTGTCATCAAGATCATCAACCTTGCAGTGTTTCCCTGATAACCCCCGCATAAGTGAGAATCTTCGATATGTAGTTTTtcatgaagaagaagaagaaaacagGATAGGATCTATTTCATGGTGTACTtgtacacactgggggtcatttactaagggcccgattcgcgttttcccgacgtgttacgcgaatatttccgatttgcgccgatcgtacctgaattgccccgggattgtggcgtacgcgatcggattgtggcgcatcggcgccggcatgcgcgcgacggaaatcggggggcgtggccgaacgaaaacccgacgtattcggaaaaaccgccgcatttaa
- the LOC140069248 gene encoding uncharacterized protein isoform X4 encodes MHYGRIMVPRSWTLYWRSSATEATQNSISTSEETGELYTNQLSSNNANSQSLPSDLMFSVTAGDNSDIIFETNYDIIGCYIEDENFNLEALFLESPSTINEVVGIHEVYQQNMETEQTGNNSTVELDQEPTVLSLHGFMDFSESGTGDQYHPVS; translated from the exons ATGCATTACGGAAGGATCATGGTTCCCCGGTCCTGGACGCTGTACTGGAGGAGCTCGGCCACAGAG GCAACACAAAATTCTATTTCAACATCCGAAGAAACGGGAGAGTTATACACTAATCAACTATCTTCAAACAATGCTAACAGCCAG TCTCTACCGTCAGACCTTATGTTCAGTGTTACTGCTGGTGATAATTCTGACATTATATTTGAGACAAATTATGATATCATTGGTTGTTATATAGAAGATGAGAATTTTAATCTTGAG GCTCTGTTTTTAGAGTCTCCTTCTACAATTAATGAAGTGGTTGGGATTCATGAAGTGTACCAACAAAATATGGAGACCGAACAAACGGGTAATAACTCAACAGTTGAATTGGATCAGGAG CCTACCGTGCTTTCACTACATGGATTCATGGATTTCTCGGAGTCGGGAACAGGCGACCAATACCATCCTGTGTCGTGA